The DNA sequence TCCGTTTCCCAAGAATGGTTTGGATTTTCTGATCGGAATGATAACAAAAATAGTATTAATAATATCTATGACGATCAAATTAATCGGACGCCGCCGCCTGGTTCTGCCACACTTCGGTTGAGGAGGAGTAGTAGCTCGTATCCAGATCTGAGGCAAGAATCGGTTTGGGATGATAACAGAGACGATCAGAAGTTTCAGTTCCGATTCTTTGATGATTTCGATATCAAGAAGTACCGCCAAACGGTGTCGTTTGATCATCGACATCGATCAAGGCAACGAAGCAAAGTTGAAGAAGATGAAATTAAAGAAGTTCCAGTTGATACTTTTGTTGTTCGTCCTTCTACGCCCCCTAAGTCGCCGGCTCCTCCTCCTCCGCCGCCTCCGCCTGCAGCACCAAAGAATCATCTGAAATCGAGAAGAACGTATCGATCAGTTGAGCGGAGAGAGAAGGTGGAGAAGCGAGACGAAAATGGTGACGCTGATATAGAATTCACTAAAACTCGATCTCCACCACCTACGCCGCCACCTCCTCCTCCCAGACCTTCGCCGTCACCGGCGAGAATTCAGCTGAATCAGAAGAAACTAGAAAGAAAAAAGAGCAATGTGAAAAGAGAAATAACCATGGCTATAACTTCGCTGTATAATCAgagaaagaggaagaagaagctgAGAATTGCGAACAATAATTACGATTTTGCCACTCAGTCTTCTCCAACTGAACAGCTACAGTCTCATCACACAAAAGTACCGCCGCCTTCCCCGCCTCCGCCACCACCTCCACCTCCACCGCCGTACTCCGTTTTCCATAATCTGTTCCGAAAGGGAATTAAAAGCAAGAGAATTCACTCAGTTCCTCCGCCTCCGCCTCCGCCGCCGAGACCAATTTTGTCGTCGTTAGCGTCATCATCGCGGTCCTATAGAACAAAAAATCGATCAGTAGCTCCGCCCGCTTCTCCACCACCTCCTCAGTCCGAACATTCACGCAGAAGAACCTCCGGCCGACCTCCATTGCCAGCGAAGTCGAGCTCTTACTGCGACGATAATATGAATAGCGGTTGTCAGAGCCCGCTGATTCCGATGCCTCCACCACCTCCTCCGCCGTTCAAAATGCCGGAGTTCAAGTACCTGGTTAGTGGAGACTACGTTAAAATTAGAAGCGCTCAAAGCTCTCGTTGTGGCTCCCCTGAGCAAATGGACGACGCTGATTCATCGTCAACTAAAGAAGAATCAGAGTCAGTCAACATGATTAACGGTGGAGATGGGTTTGGGTCAGTGTTCTGTCCTAGCCCAGACGTTGACATCAAGGCCGACACTTTCATTGCAAGGCTGTACGATGGGTGGAGGCTTGAGAAGATAAACTCGATTAAGGGAAAACGAAAGCTGTGATTTTGGGCTCAGGCCCAATTGACCATCTACGTTTCGGGGCTTAAGGCCCAATTACCCTTCGCAAAATGTGAAACTGGCAAATACCCTCACGCTGCTTGCTTATGGGGCTTTTGCTTTCTTTGAAGGGACATACAGAAACATCtaatataacataatatattattaagtaGAAAATGAtagtattataatatatatttttggaagAAGAGTGTAAAGAAATAGGCTCTGATTTTGGGGTCTCTTTTCATCTTTGTATTTTGGAGACTTTCttgcatataaaattataatattttaacagATTCCTTTTTTAAGAAtgcatttttttatatttacttttGCATCAATATAATGGCTCTTAGGAGCCTTTAATTAAagggattttttcattaatatacattataactaaactaattacaattataaCGTTAATGTGAGATAACAACACAAAGTACCACCTCCTCTTATGAATGTGACCAATTGTCAATGGGTCAAGAAAATCAATTCACCAAGCGCGCGTGCACCACCTGCATCCAACAAATAGCTTtattattccattttttttttcttttttgtaaatataaagtttctactaaaatctaaaaaatatttgtttgtttgagcatctttcttttttgttttattttgctgaatttcttttttttttatttatttatatatagatatatattatttttattttttttatttta is a window from the Cannabis sativa cultivar Pink pepper isolate KNU-18-1 chromosome 1, ASM2916894v1, whole genome shotgun sequence genome containing:
- the LOC115706878 gene encoding uncharacterized protein LOC115706878 — its product is MPHPRDRSYFSPVLSPPVLIILLPIITFVFLFFAIPPVVTFTSHIFRPFTVKKSWDSLNIFLVLFAILCGIFARKNDDDSSGVTATTTENDVVLTPPTPNVSDHVRNARIGPPISVSESVSQEWFGFSDRNDNKNSINNIYDDQINRTPPPGSATLRLRRSSSSYPDLRQESVWDDNRDDQKFQFRFFDDFDIKKYRQTVSFDHRHRSRQRSKVEEDEIKEVPVDTFVVRPSTPPKSPAPPPPPPPPAAPKNHLKSRRTYRSVERREKVEKRDENGDADIEFTKTRSPPPTPPPPPPRPSPSPARIQLNQKKLERKKSNVKREITMAITSLYNQRKRKKKLRIANNNYDFATQSSPTEQLQSHHTKVPPPSPPPPPPPPPPPYSVFHNLFRKGIKSKRIHSVPPPPPPPPRPILSSLASSSRSYRTKNRSVAPPASPPPPQSEHSRRRTSGRPPLPAKSSSYCDDNMNSGCQSPLIPMPPPPPPPFKMPEFKYLVSGDYVKIRSAQSSRCGSPEQMDDADSSSTKEESESVNMINGGDGFGSVFCPSPDVDIKADTFIARLYDGWRLEKINSIKGKRKL